The genomic segment AGGATTCTTATGACCCGAATCAACTGTAAACTGATCAGACACTGGATCCGTGGACAGAACTTGCTCCCAATCACTGCGTCCATAGATTGGCACCATTCTAGCTAGATTAATTTTTGTATATTCTAATGAAGGGCTGAGCTTAATCTGCCAGGCACTAAAGTCTATGGAGATAATTGTACCCAAGCTAAATCTTCCTGACTTATTTTGATGATTCTCTCGAAGTCTTAACAAACTAAATACGAACATAAACCAACCCTTGGTTAGGTAGGCCCTGTTTGGATCAGACAAAACAACCAAATCAATATCGCTATCCCTAGAGGCACTATTGGAGGCAACACTTCCAGTGACCAGAATTGCTCGAACCCAAGGCAACCTGCTCAATATTGACTGGTACTGATTTGCTCTAGCTAGTAAATCCTGACTGGGGGCACTATTCAAGATTGACCCTCGATAAAGTTAACTAATTCGGCCAAAACCCCTTCCGTCAGCTCCTGGCTTTTGGACTCTAGATTAATTCTCAGATATGGCTCTGTATTTGATGGACGAATATTGGCCCACCAATCCCCCTCATCAATACTAATCCCGTCCAGAAAGCTAAGCCGACTATCCGAATATTTATCCTTA from the Candidatus Saccharibacteria bacterium genome contains:
- a CDS encoding nucleotidyltransferase domain-containing protein, whose translation is MNSAPSQDLLARANQYQSILSRLPWVRAILVTGSVASNSASRDSDIDLVVLSDPNRAYLTKGWFMFVFSLLRLRENHQNKSGRFSLGTIISIDFSAWQIKLSPSLEYTKINLARMVPIYGRSDWEQVLSTDPVSDQFTVDSGHKNPINLKYKQAWRQTGARILDGIDYLGYRLHHYKTFAQTKNISVRSYTIVERDLLSLHAISRVLDKTDIE